GGTTTCCGGGCGTCCGAAAACGATTCCTTGGCTGCTGGGAACGATTTCTTGGCGTCCGAAAACGTTTCCAAGCATGCTGGATTTGCCGCCAAGCACCCACCGCGAGGCATTTGGCCGCGACGGGAGAAATCCCCGGCGCGCTTCCGGGGTTTCCGGGTGGCGGCAAATACGGCAGCAGCGGGGTTGGGCAGTTGCATACGGTTGTATATTGTTGGTTTGGTTCCCGTCCGGCGTTTCATCCATTTCTAATGGTTACCAAGTCTTTTCATCTGGTTTACTTATTCATCATTGCAGACACGATGGGTGCAATTGTCCATGATGGTTTTCAGGGTGTATATAAATTAGAATGAAGCAAACTCCGTGCCAATTCCCAGCGGGTCGCGGGCGGTTGGATACTACGCATGACGGCAGCCAGCGCAGGTAAAAACGGCGTGTCGGACGTTGCGACAGTGTGTGATTTTCACGCAAGATGCGTGAAAATTTTATGCATCGCAACCGACACCGTCAGTCGGCGCACATGTCGGCCTTTGGCTCAACCGGCGGTCTCCCTCGCAACGTCGCTTCCCGATCCGATCAGCGCGGACTCACGTCCGCGGCTACCTAATCCGCAGTGGCGCGACCAGCGGCTACCTATATATATATAGGTGCAGCCGCCCAAGCGACCGCTGGATGGGATTCCCTCAATCCGAAAGGATTGAAAGCTTGTAGCCGGTCGGTCGCGAGGGGCACGGGGCGCGACCACCGGAAAACCGCAGCATGGACGACGCACCCGCCAATCCTGAAAGGATTGCGTCACCGGAGCCCATGGTTGGCGCGGCAAGGGTAAACGGGGCTGCGCCTACCATGGGAACCCCGTCCACCGTGACCAAACAACCCCGTAGGCGGTTGCGGCAATTGGGGACGGCGGGAAATTGGCGGGCCGACGCATCCAAGGCCGGACGCAACCCTTTCCGGGTTGGCGCGCAAATTCGGAGCGTTTAAGGGTAGGTTGCGCCCCCTGCCCCCGCAACCAACCCTGGCCTCCCATGACGTTATCCCTACGGGATAAACCCTGGTCAGCTCGCCAATCCTGAACAGGATTGCGTCACCAGACTCCAACCCACCGCTGGATGGGATTCCCTCAATCCGAAAGGATTGACAGCTTGTACGGTCGGTCGCGAGGGGCACGGGGCGCGACCACCGGAAACGCGGGAAAATGGGGCCGCACCCCGGCTGGGGTGCCAGAGCGTCCCTGCCCTGCTTCAGGATGAAACTGCCGCGACGCCAAACCGCCATTCCGCAATCCGCATTCCGAATTCCGAATTCCGAATTTATTGGCCCCGCGCAACACCCGAGAGGTCTGCCAACCCGACCACCTTCAGCATTGCCACCCCCACGGGCGGCCCGGCTGAAATTCATCATTTTAAAAAAATCGCCCGCCCCGCAAGCGGGGCGGAATAAAACCAAAGGGTAAAAGAATCAAAGAACAAAGCATAAAAAACATCACCTAACGCACAGACCCCGCCGCCACCACCACCACCCGAAAACCGAAAAAGTTGATCCGATTAACAGGCGTGTTGAGGTTACGGAACGAGGATCGCAGATCGTCGGGATCAGCGCCGTACCACAACGCCCCGCGCAACACCCGAGAGCCACTTTGGCCATCATAGAAATCCTCGCACCACTGCCACACATTCCCGCCCATATCATATAAACCAAACGAATTCGCCTTAAAGCTGCCCACTGGCGACGTCGTCGCGTACCCGTCATCATACCCCTCAATAAAGGTCCGTTTCTCACCGAACTTCTGGCGGCTCGTCATATCCACGTAGTTCCCCGCCCCCTTCGGCGGCGGCCATTGGTTGCCCCATGGATAGACATCATCAAGTTGTCCGTTTTTCTTATCCTTTGGAGTTCCGTTTCCTTCTTTATCCCCAATCCCCACCGCATAGCTCCACTCCGCATCCGTCGGCAGCCGGTATTCCTGCCCGGCGGCCAATTTCCCTTCGCCTTGTTCCTTCTTGGTCAGCCACGCACAGAACGCCTTGGCATCCTCCCAACTTACCATCGTCACCGGATGCTCCGGCCCATCGCTCACTGGCACGCCCTCATATTCTACCTTCTTCCACGAAGCATCCACCCCCGGAACGGAGGCTGCATACGCGGCATAGTCCTTCACCCGCACATCCCAGATGCCAAACAACACCTTCGTCCCCGGCACCGGTGCAAAGGACATCCCCAGACTATTCGTCCAGCGCTCGCCCAGTTGCGGCACGGCTTTATTGGTCCCCGTTTGCTTTCCAGCGAGCTGGTTCGGCCCCTGCTTGCCAACGACGCAGCCGCTGATGAGTATCAATAGAAGAATCAGCAGTTGCCCCAATACAAAACGCCCCGCGCCGACTGGTTGGCCGGGAACCCATTGCACGCTGCTGGTTGGACTTGCCATGGCAGGGAGAGTAAGAAAGGATGCCTTGAGAGTCAAACATAACCGCGACCTTGGAGACGTTCACCCGGACATTGGGGAAACGGATAACTCAGGATTTTGGGGATGAATCCTCCGGTTTGGTTCGCAAGGCCCGGAGTTGATCACGCAGAATCGCGGCCTGCTCGAAGGCTTGCCGGGCGACCACCTCTTTCATCGCGATTTCCAGGCGCTGCACCTCGGAGATGGGGCGGCGGATTTGTTGGTTGGTCCCTTGGCATAAAAAAAGCGGGCTTGCATTCATTCCGGTTTTCATGCCTTCTTTTCTTGCCGTTTTAATTAAGACTATGAGTATTTCGTATCAGATTGTGGTGTGCGGGAGCCTGGTTCCCGACCCGTTGCAAACCTTGGAGCCGGTGACCAGCCCTGCTGGTCCGGCCCTGAAAAATGAAATGATGCTGCCAGCCGTGCTGGACCCTTGGGCCAGCCACGCGCTGTATGAGGCCGCCAATCTGGCGTCCAAAATGCCGGGCAGCAAGGTGTACCTGGCTAGTCTTGGGCCCAAAGCCAAACTGCAACAGGTCATGATGAGTGTCGCCCAAAAGGTGCCGTTTGAACTGGTTGCCCTGGACGGCTCGGCCAGCGGGTTTACCGACGCCACCGAAACCGCCAATGCCCTGGCAGACGCCATCCAAGCCATTCCCGGCCTGGACAAAGCCAAACTGCTGGTCTTCGGCGGTTGGGAATCGGCCTCGCGCGGCGCGGGCGTCACCATGCAGATCATCGGCGAGCGCTTGGGGATTGTCGATCAATTCCAAGGCGTGGATCAACTAACCGTAAATGCGGATGGGTCGCTGAAGATTTTGGAACGCATCGAAGGCGGCAAACATCAAGTGTCCGTCTGCGCCGCCCCCCCTGCCCTTTTGGGTTGGGCCACCGGAAACCTGCCCGAGCCGCGCAATAACCCGCAGGTGGGCATGACCAATATGCGCACCGTGATGCCGGCGTTGCAACGCGCCAAAGTGGTCAAAGTAGCCGCCGAGGGCGTCACCTACGCCAGCGTCTCTCTGCCCAAACAACAACGCGACACCAAAGTGGTCAAGGATTTGAACCCGGACCAAGTGGCACAGGAAATCGTAACCTGGATCAGCCAACCATAACTTTTAACCAACCCTACTATGGAAAAGATTCTCGTTTTAATACACACGGAAACCGATGGTTCGCTGGGCAAGGCCGCGCTGGAATCCCTGACCGCCGCCAATAACCTCGTCAGCAGTCTGCCAGGCAGCAGCCTGTCCGTCGGCGTGGTCGGCGGCAATGTGCAACCCGCCGCCGCGCAACTCGGCGGACTGGGTGCCGCCCAGATATTGGGTGTGGCGGGAGCGGATTTTGAACAGTCCCGTTATGCCAGTGACGCGGCGGCAGTGGAAACCCTTTGCCAGACCGTTCAGCCAACCATCGTCGTCGCGGTAGGCACCTCGCGCTGGGCGCGCGTGTTGCCAGGTACCGCGAGTCGTCTGAAAGGCCGCGCGGAAACGCATGTGACCCAAGTCGGCGTGAGCGACGGGAAAATCACGGTCACCCGCTGGTACTACCGTCAACGCATGGAAGCCTTGTTGCAACGCGCCCAACGCCCTTGGTTCATTGTACTGGACGCTGGTTGTTACCCGGCCTTCAAGAGCGATGGCAGCGCGGTGAGCATCCAACCCGTGGCCGTGGCCCTGCCGGATGCCTGCAAGCGCACCCAAGTTACCGGGATACAAGCGCCGCCCGCTGACGAACAGACCATTCGACCGGATGCGGAATTACTCTTCGTAACCGGAGCGGGCTGGACCAAAAAACAGGCCGACGGCCAGCCGCACGTGAAAGATGCCGAAACCCACATCCTGGGTTTTCTGAAGCTTACCCGCGCCTCGCTCGGCAGCAGCAAATCGTTGGTGGACCTTAGCGGTGAAGGCCAACAAGTGCTCTCCTTCTTGACGCACCTGAACCAGATCGGGCAGACCGGTTCCACCCCGCGCCACGCCAAAGGGCTGGCCACCTGCTGCCACGGTGAAGAACCGCACACCGTCGGCTGGCGTTTCATCAACGAACGCCGCGCCATCAACCTGGATGCGAATTGCGGCTGGGCACGCGGTAAAGCGGACGTGTTGTATGTCACCGACGCATTTGCGGTAATGAAAAAAGTGAACGAAATGCTGGCCACCAAACCGGCATCAGACTGATCGGTTCTCCGCCGGCATGGATTATCCATCATGGCCATCGGGTGAGTCATCACCCGGTGGCCTTTTCTTTACCACACCAAGAAATCCGGAACGGCTGAAGTTTCCAGAAGGATGCAGATAAAAAAACAAGGCGGTGTAAACCGCCTTGCAGAAGTGATAATGTGGATGACTTGCGCCCGCGAACGTCAGCCCGCAGTGGGACAAGGACACGCAAGATTCACCGAGACATTTTTGGGGAATTGAAGGTACATGTGCTCGGGTTGCCGCGCTTCGCCCTTGGTCTTGAGGCGCAACTGTTCCTTGCAGGCATACGCCAGCACCCCGAACGCCAACGGATCGAACCAGCCGAACAGCTTGGTAAACTCCGCTTTGACTTCGCGCACCAGTTCAGCGGTTTTCTTATTAACGCTGAAAAGCCGGGCCGCCAGCAGGAAGTGCCGCATTTGCTCCGCGAGCTTATGAAAATTCGCCGCGCGACGGCGGACGCGTGGATCGGCGTGACTCGAGGTATATTGGTACCCCCACAAAATCGTGCGCATGGAGCGGATGAAGGAAGCGCCATTCACCTCGTAATCGCGCTCAAACGCGCGACGGATGAAATCCCGGCTCTCTTCGCGGGTGAAATGCGGATGCCGGAACCAAATCATGTCCTGGCCGTGCTGTTCCTCGTAAGGCACGTCATCCATGATCATGCCCTTTTGCACGTAGTCCTTGTATAACGAGGTGCCCGGAATGGGACCCAACTGCATGAATTGCAGATAATCCGGCTGCAAGGAAATGGCGAAATCAACGTCTTCCCAAATGGTATTATGGTCGTGATGCTCCGAAAATAAAATCGCAGAGGTCAATACACTGATGCCGCGCCGGCGCAGGTCCATCACCAATTTGTGGAAATCCACGCCCTTATTCTTCTCGTACACCTCTTTTTTGGATTCAACGCCAATCCAGATAAAGGTCACCCCCATGCGGACCAACAAATCCAGATCCCCCAGTTGCATCAACGTCTCCGCCGAACTGAAAATGCCAAACGTGAAATATTTGTCATTTTTCTCCATCAGTGCAATCAACTCTTTCGCGCGCTCCGGCAGCTTCATGAAATTCTCATCCAGCACGCCAAAATCAGTGACGCCCATCTTCTCTTCGTAGTCACTGCACACCTTGAAGACGTCGGCCCCCGTGTTTAAATAGGGAGTATAGGCTCCAAAGAAATGTGAGGTGGCGCAGAACCGGCACTTATTGGCACAACCCACGCCAGGAATCAGAACCCCGGAAGTCTGCGGTAACGGCACGCCCATGACCTGCCGATGCACCGAACTGTGCGCCAACGGATGGGTAATGGGGCGATTCATATCCTCGCCAAAAAGCTGGCGCAAAAACGCCACGCCTTCGCCGCGACAGATATGATCATGCTCCACCCGGGATTCCAGGTTGGGAATGTTCGTCCCATGGCCACCCAAAATGATTTTGCTTTTCGGCGCGTATTTCCGCACCAGTTTGGCCATCTCCTGGACTTTGATCAAATTAGGAACAATGAAGCTGATCCCTACGTATTCGTAGCCTTTTTTGATTTCCTCAATAAAACGGTCGCGCGAGGGAAAGTCCAAAACTACGCTGGGAAAGGACAGGTTTTGTGCCAAAAACTGCAGTCCAAAGCTGTGATGGTTAAAACGGTATGAGAAGATGCCTTGCTCGCGCGTAATCTGATTATGGAATAACTCCATCTTGTTCTCTTTACGCCCGAACTCGTCGTCAACGCCGTATGGCCCGAATACTGATGTTAATAATAGCCGCATGTCCTTATATCGTTAGCAGAATTCTCAGAAAGAGCAACATAATAAACTTGAAAAAAACAAAACTCCCCCCTTCCCGCCTTTTTTGCCAAGCAAGAGGGTTGTAAATCTACATCGCACCATCTAATCAGCGCGGGGTGATCAATTCCAAGGCGATTTCTTTTTCAATTTGCGCCGCCATGTCAATGTTTGCGCCGCCATAACGATTGCGAACCTGAACCGCCACGGTCGAGGTATTACCCTCTTCCGCGGTGACCTTCACAAACACGCCGTGAAGATCCACGCTGGCAGAAAGCGACTTGTTAATCGTGTTTTCCGCGTTCAGCGTCCCCATCCGAGCCAATACCACTTTCGCCGCTTCGAACACCTGTGGCACCGTGCGCGGGTAATTTCCAAGGATGGTATCCTTCTTCATGGGCACCCCCGCCCGAACTCGGCCATCCACTGTATTAATACATCCGGTGAAAATCACCGTTGCACAACAAACCATCGTTAAAATCATCAATTTCATTTTCATGAGGTGATGCAACCACAATATAGCCTGCCGTCAAGCATTAAGATGCACAATATGTGGGGGCGATCAGGGTGCCTAGAATCGTTTTTACTAGGAATCGTTTTTACTTGACCGCACCCAAGGCGGTCCATAGCGTGAGCGTCATGATGAATCATACGCACAGCAAAACTTCCGTTTGGCCGGACGTGGCCAAGTTATTTTTCGGTGCAATGGCGAGCTTGGTCTTCGCGGTTCCCGGCGTGACCCATGCGGCGGATAACGAACTGACCGCGCAGGAGAAACAAGATGGCTGGGTGTTATTATTCGACGGAAAGAGCGTGGCACAATGGAAATGCAAGGATAAGCCCATGCCTGAAGGCCAGGCGCAGGAGGGCTGCATCAATACCTCCAAGCAGGGCGTGTACGTGTCGCACTTTGACCGGATGTTCACGAATTTTCATTTCATGTGTGATTTCCGATTTGAGGCCAAGTGCAACAGCGGCATCTTCATCCACGGCACCGATTTGGGCGGCGGGGATATCCATCGCGGCGTTGAAATTCAGGTGTTTGATTCCTTCGGCAAGGCGAAGCCGGACAAGCACGATGCGGGCGCGGTCTATGACCTCCTGGAGCCCAGCAAGAACGCCATCAAGCCGGCGGGCGAATGGAACCACATCGAAATCATCTCCCAAGGCTCCACCCTCCGGATCATCCTCAACGGCGAAACCGTGATTGACACCGATTTCGCCAAGTGGACCGAGGCTGGGAAGAATCCCGATGGCACCAAGAACAAGTTCAAATGGGCCTTCAAGGATCAAAAGCCGGAAGGCTACATCGGCCTCCAGGACCACGGGCATCCTTGCTGGTACAAGAACCTGAAAGTAAAGCCGCTGCAGTAAGGAGCCGGAGACAAATTCTATGAAATTGTGGCAGTTGCTGTGGATCAGCATCAATGGATTGTTGCTGGCAGCCAGCGCAGCCGCGGCACCCGAATGGACCCCGTGCGGTTGGGGCGGCGGCGGGTTTTATTATGCGGCGGTGCATCATCCCGCCTTGGATGGCGTGATCTATATGGGCGGCGATGTCAACGGCGTCTATAAAACCGAGGATCACGGCAAAACCTGGCGGATGATCAACCAGGGGGTGGCCAACTATGGCGTCTTCTCGCTCGCGGTGGATCGCGTGAATCCCCAGACCGTCTATGCCGCCACGGAAAGCGGCCTGTGCAAAAGCACCGATGGCGGGGAGCATTGGCAGTTGCTCCCGCACACCGGGCGCAAGGAGTTGCGGATCACCGGTGAAAAGGGCAAAAGCATTCGCTCCGTGGCGGTGGACCCCACGGATGGCAAGGTGGTTTATGCCGCCAGCCCGAACGGGCAGGTGTATAAAAGCACGGATGGCGGGCAAACGTGGCAGGTCGCGTACGCCAAGCAGTCGGGCACCGCCACGCTGGGGGGGTTGTGCGTGCAATTCGGCAAGGTGAACGACGGCTGGCACGGCGGGCTGTGGATGCCGCTGGCCTTCCCCAAGGAGGTCACCAGCGCGGATTGCACCGGGTTCGGTTTCCGCTTCCAGGGCGATGGCCGGCCACCGCGCGATGCGTTCCTGAATTTGAAATCCGCCTCGGGCGCGACGTACCGCAGCCGGAATCTGCGGGAGTTGTTTGCGGAGACCCAGCCGCGCGACGTGATCCTGACGGCCAAGGATTTCACCCTGGACGCCGACGCCGCGAAAAAGCAGCCGGAGCAAGCCAAGTCCTGGCCCGCGACGCCGGATTGGGCCACGCTGAACCGCATGGACTTCGCCTGCGTCGGCCCGTTGATGAACGAGATTTCGGTGGGGCGTTTCGCCAGCGTCTTCTTTGCCCTCACCCGCACGCCGGACGGCAAAACCGCCAGCGCCGCCGCGCCCGCGCTCTGGACGGTACACGATTTGGCCAAGACGAAGCCCGCCGCGACCTACGGGAACATCCGCATCGGCACGCCGGCCACCGGCAACATTTACAGCGTGGCGGTGGCGGCCAAAAAACCGGCGCTGGTGCTGGCGGCCACGGAGAGTTCGGGGCTGGTGCTCAGCGCGGATGCGGGCAAGACCTGGCGCGAATTGCCCACGCCGAAGAAAGCCTCCAGCATCGCGATCGCGGAGAGTGATCCGAACCTCATCTACGCGGCGTTCTTCACGGATGGCATTTCAAAATCCACCGATCAGGGCCAGAGTTGGACGCCGTGCAACCAGGGTTTGCCCAAAGGCATGAGCGTGATCGAAGTGGCGGTCAGCCCGGCCAATCCGTTGGATGTCTATGCCATCGGCACCGTGGATTGGAACGGCTCCTTCTACTTTTCCAACGACGGACGGAAAACCTGGACCAACTCCTCGCAGCTCGCGGTGGAGGAAATCGTCAACCCCACCCTGCCGGATGATCGTGGCAAGAGCAAAACCGTCCGCCTGAGCCGCCCGACCAATCTATCCATCAACCCCGCCAAGCCGAAGGAGCTTTTTATCAGCGCCAACTGGCGTCCCTGCCTGAGCGAGGATGGCGGCCGCACCTGGACCGAACGGGTTCGCGGCGCGGACATCACCTGCGCCACCGATATTCGCTTCCACGGCGGGCGCGTCTATGTCTCCGCCATGGATGAAGGCACTTTGACCAGCGCGGATAACGGCGCGCAATGGCGCGAACTCTGGCCGCGCAAGTACTCCGACACACTGGGCGGCCACAACTGGCGGCTGGCCATCTCTGGCAACCCCGGCGCGGAACACATCCTCGCGACGGCCAGCCCGTGGAACTCCGCCCACCCCAATTGCGTCATCCTCAGTGAAGACGGCGGCAAAACCTTTCAAGGCAGCGCGACGGGTCTCCCCACTTACATTCCCATGGGCAACACCATGTGGGGCCGCAGCTACGCCCGCGCCCTGGCGGTGGACCCGCAGAATCCCAACATCCTGTACCTGGGCATGGATGGCGACGCCGAAAACGGCAAGCCGGGGGGCGGCATCTTCAAATCCGAGGATGGCGGCCACACTTGGAAGCAATTGGCCAACCAACCCCGCAGCCGCCGGATGTTCTTCGGGCTGGCGGTGGACCCGACCAATTCCAAACGGCTTTACTGGGGCGCTTGCGGCGCCAACGGCGGCGTGCATCGCAGCGAGGATGGCGGCGCCACGTGGCAATCCGTGTTCAACGGCGAATCCTGGGTGTTCAACCTCCTGGTTACCGGTGATGGCACGGTCTATTGCCCCGGTGCCAACCTCTGGCGCAGCACGGACCACGGCAAAACCTGGAAGCAACTCACCAAACTGAAAGGCAATCACGTGATCGTGGGCCTCGAAAGCCATCCACGCGATCCCAAGACCGTGTGGTATTCAGCCCTAACGTGGAGTGGCGATGCGGAAGGCGGCGTCTTCAAGACCAGCGATGGCGGCACCACCTGGCAAGAGATCACCGGCAACCTGCCCTACCTCAAACCCATGGTGTTGCGCTTTAACCCCACCACCGAAGAACTGTGGGCCGGCGGCGTCGGCCTCTATCGGCTCAAACAAACGGCCAAACCATAGGCTTTGGGGCCAAAAACCGACTCTTTTTGCTCCGAAACCGAGGTTCGGAGCTCCGATACCACACCTTTTAGGCCCGTAATCGAAGCTTTTTGCTCCGATACCACACCTTTTACTACCGCATTCGGAGCTTTTTTCTCCGATGTCACACCTTTTACTACCGTAATCGAGGCTTTTTGCTCCGATGTCACACCTTTTAAGACCGTATCTGGGGTTCCGAGCTCCGAACGTGGGGTCCGGAACCCCAGCTTTTCCCCTATTTACCCCAGTTTTGGGGTTCGGAGGTGCAAATATCACGCTTTTTACTACCGTATTTGAGGTTTGGAACTCCGCTTTGGGGCGCTAATCCTATTTTTTTGGGTTCTAGGATGCCCAACCAGGGAATGTAACTTCCTATGGCCACAAGTCGGTGCTCAGATACTTCAGGCCGGAATCGCAAATGATGACCGCGATCGTTTGTCCGGCGAATCTGGATTCGAGTAATTGGCAGGCGGCGACGACGTTCGCCCCGGAGGAGAACCCCGCAAAGATACCCTCCTCCCGCGCCAAGCGGCGGGCCATCTCAATCGCGGCCGTGTCGGTAACCGTCACGTAGCCATCAATGTGTTTCGCATTGAGTAGCGGTAACGACTTCATCGCGTAACCGCCCCCTTGGATTTTGTGTCCCGGATAAGCCACCGGTTCACCGGATAAAACCGCCGCCCCCGCCGGTTCAACGACGAAACATTGGATCGCGGAATTATGTTCTTTAAAGGCGGCGGCGCATCCCGCAAAGGTGCCGCCGGTTCCGGCAAAGTCGCAAAAGGCATCCAGCCTGCCACCCGATTGGCGGAGGAATTCAGGGCCGGTGTTGAGATAATGCGCGCGGAAATTACCCGCCAGATTGAATTGATCCGCGCGAAAGGCGTTGCGCGCCGTCACGATTCGCCGGGTTTCCTGTTCCACCAATTCCAGATCGCCGCCGGACACCTGCCCCGGCGTGGACGTTGGCAATTGATCCACCAGCACCACTTCGGCGCCCAAAGCCGTCATCATTCGTGCCCGTTCGATGGAGTTGCCACGCGACATGACCGCCACAAACGGGTATCCCTTGACCCCGCACACAATGGCCAGCCCGGTGCCGGTGTTGCCGCTGGTTAATTCCACGACCGTCTGGCCGGGGCGCAACGCACCGGAGAACTCGGCATCTTCAATGATTTGCCGCGCAATGCGGTCCTTCTTGGAAAAGCCAGGGTTGAGGTAATCCAGTTTGGCGAGGATGCGCCCACTGAGTCCGCCCGTCAACCGCGCGAGTTCCACGACGGGGGTATCGCCGATGACATCCACCACTGAGGGAAGGATATGGTTGCTTGTTGGCACAGATAAATACGTCTTCACGGGCACGAGGTTACCCAAGTCCTGATAGGCTTGACGATAAAACATTCTGCGAACTTAAAATTTTTCCCGCTCGATGGCTTGACGGAGCGAGTGGTTCCACCCGTGGAAGCATCGGCAGAAAAACTTTGTAAAACAAACTGGGCGAGGCCATACTGCACCCACAATATTTACCGGCTTGAGGCACAAACTGAACCAGTGGCACAGACGGGAATTAGCATGAACACACTCCGTATCTTTGTAGATTTTGCGATCACTCCAGACATCCTGGAGCTGCTGCAAGCGGGCACTCGCGGACACCAATTGGTGTTTCCGAAAACGCCCGTCACGTCCGTCCTCGCCAAGGCGGAGCCCGATCCGCTACTTGCCACGGCCGATATCGCCTTTGGCCAGCCGGATCCCCAGGCGTTGGCGGAGCCCAGCCCGTTGAAATGGATTCACATCAGCTCATCGAGCATCACCCGCTATGACACGCCCGCGTTCCGCGCCCTCATGGCGCAACGCAACATTGCGGTGACCAATAGCGCCAGCGTCTATAGCGACGCCTGTGCCACACAGGTGCTGAGCTTCATGCTGGCGCAGGCCCGGAACCTTCCCCTGGCCCTCAGAACCCGCACCGCCAATGGCACCCC
This DNA window, taken from Verrucomicrobiota bacterium, encodes the following:
- a CDS encoding DUF1080 domain-containing protein, with the protein product MMNHTHSKTSVWPDVAKLFFGAMASLVFAVPGVTHAADNELTAQEKQDGWVLLFDGKSVAQWKCKDKPMPEGQAQEGCINTSKQGVYVSHFDRMFTNFHFMCDFRFEAKCNSGIFIHGTDLGGGDIHRGVEIQVFDSFGKAKPDKHDAGAVYDLLEPSKNAIKPAGEWNHIEIISQGSTLRIILNGETVIDTDFAKWTEAGKNPDGTKNKFKWAFKDQKPEGYIGLQDHGHPCWYKNLKVKPLQ
- a CDS encoding UvrB/UvrC motif-containing protein, yielding MKTGMNASPLFLCQGTNQQIRRPISEVQRLEIAMKEVVARQAFEQAAILRDQLRALRTKPEDSSPKS
- a CDS encoding cysteine synthase family protein produces the protein MFYRQAYQDLGNLVPVKTYLSVPTSNHILPSVVDVIGDTPVVELARLTGGLSGRILAKLDYLNPGFSKKDRIARQIIEDAEFSGALRPGQTVVELTSGNTGTGLAIVCGVKGYPFVAVMSRGNSIERARMMTALGAEVVLVDQLPTSTPGQVSGGDLELVEQETRRIVTARNAFRADQFNLAGNFRAHYLNTGPEFLRQSGGRLDAFCDFAGTGGTFAGCAAAFKEHNSAIQCFVVEPAGAAVLSGEPVAYPGHKIQGGGYAMKSLPLLNAKHIDGYVTVTDTAAIEMARRLAREEGIFAGFSSGANVVAACQLLESRFAGQTIAVIICDSGLKYLSTDLWP
- a CDS encoding electron transfer flavoprotein subunit beta, which encodes MSISYQIVVCGSLVPDPLQTLEPVTSPAGPALKNEMMLPAVLDPWASHALYEAANLASKMPGSKVYLASLGPKAKLQQVMMSVAQKVPFELVALDGSASGFTDATETANALADAIQAIPGLDKAKLLVFGGWESASRGAGVTMQIIGERLGIVDQFQGVDQLTVNADGSLKILERIEGGKHQVSVCAAPPALLGWATGNLPEPRNNPQVGMTNMRTVMPALQRAKVVKVAAEGVTYASVSLPKQQRDTKVVKDLNPDQVAQEIVTWISQP
- a CDS encoding radical SAM protein, which codes for MRLLLTSVFGPYGVDDEFGRKENKMELFHNQITREQGIFSYRFNHHSFGLQFLAQNLSFPSVVLDFPSRDRFIEEIKKGYEYVGISFIVPNLIKVQEMAKLVRKYAPKSKIILGGHGTNIPNLESRVEHDHICRGEGVAFLRQLFGEDMNRPITHPLAHSSVHRQVMGVPLPQTSGVLIPGVGCANKCRFCATSHFFGAYTPYLNTGADVFKVCSDYEEKMGVTDFGVLDENFMKLPERAKELIALMEKNDKYFTFGIFSSAETLMQLGDLDLLVRMGVTFIWIGVESKKEVYEKNKGVDFHKLVMDLRRRGISVLTSAILFSEHHDHNTIWEDVDFAISLQPDYLQFMQLGPIPGTSLYKDYVQKGMIMDDVPYEEQHGQDMIWFRHPHFTREESRDFIRRAFERDYEVNGASFIRSMRTILWGYQYTSSHADPRVRRRAANFHKLAEQMRHFLLAARLFSVNKKTAELVREVKAEFTKLFGWFDPLAFGVLAYACKEQLRLKTKGEARQPEHMYLQFPKNVSVNLACPCPTAG
- a CDS encoding SUMF1/EgtB/PvdO family nonheme iron enzyme, with protein sequence MASPTSSVQWVPGQPVGAGRFVLGQLLILLLILISGCVVGKQGPNQLAGKQTGTNKAVPQLGERWTNSLGMSFAPVPGTKVLFGIWDVRVKDYAAYAASVPGVDASWKKVEYEGVPVSDGPEHPVTMVSWEDAKAFCAWLTKKEQGEGKLAAGQEYRLPTDAEWSYAVGIGDKEGNGTPKDKKNGQLDDVYPWGNQWPPPKGAGNYVDMTSRQKFGEKRTFIEGYDDGYATTSPVGSFKANSFGLYDMGGNVWQWCEDFYDGQSGSRVLRGALWYGADPDDLRSSFRNLNTPVNRINFFGFRVVVVAAGSVR
- a CDS encoding electron transfer flavoprotein subunit alpha; the protein is MEKILVLIHTETDGSLGKAALESLTAANNLVSSLPGSSLSVGVVGGNVQPAAAQLGGLGAAQILGVAGADFEQSRYASDAAAVETLCQTVQPTIVVAVGTSRWARVLPGTASRLKGRAETHVTQVGVSDGKITVTRWYYRQRMEALLQRAQRPWFIVLDAGCYPAFKSDGSAVSIQPVAVALPDACKRTQVTGIQAPPADEQTIRPDAELLFVTGAGWTKKQADGQPHVKDAETHILGFLKLTRASLGSSKSLVDLSGEGQQVLSFLTHLNQIGQTGSTPRHAKGLATCCHGEEPHTVGWRFINERRAINLDANCGWARGKADVLYVTDAFAVMKKVNEMLATKPASD